From a region of the Chitinophaga caseinilytica genome:
- a CDS encoding DNA polymerase Y family protein codes for MEQRYVSIWFRHLLTDWMAIRTPALTGTAFVFTTKDRGRNMVSHASATAQSAGIAPGMLLTDARARVNALQDFELPENQETHILQKIANWCLRFTPAVALDAPDGLLLNVTGCAHLWGGEAAYLSDLMEKLTAFGYILNAGMAPSPGSAWAIARFGSASQIIPNGDQLKALLGLPPAALRLEQHTVNRLYQLGLERIEDFIKMPRPMLRRRFGPLLLTRIDQALGYEAEPLTYIQPPVPYNERLPCLEPIMTATGVTIALERLLEHLCARLQAEGQGLRKATLLAYRIDGKTISIQITSNHASSHAAHLLHLFSIRIPQLEPGPGIETFVLQAERVQPVASTQEGIWRSNGGLQDVAIAEMLDRVTAKLGPNVIGRYMPQAQHWPEQSYRVTDSLTDNPSIAWPEKLRPVSLLAKPQPITVTAPIPDYPPMLFIMNGKIHTIKKADGPERIERAWWTDAGEHRDYYIVEDHEGRRFWIFRLGHYDPEKPAGWFVHGYFP; via the coding sequence ATGGAACAGCGGTACGTTTCAATATGGTTCCGTCACCTCCTGACGGACTGGATGGCCATCCGCACCCCGGCGCTCACCGGAACGGCCTTCGTATTCACTACCAAAGACAGGGGCAGGAACATGGTTTCCCACGCCAGTGCCACCGCACAATCCGCCGGCATCGCACCCGGCATGCTGCTCACGGATGCGCGGGCACGTGTAAACGCGCTACAGGATTTCGAATTGCCCGAAAACCAGGAAACGCACATCCTCCAAAAAATCGCCAACTGGTGCCTGCGCTTCACGCCCGCCGTGGCCCTGGACGCGCCCGACGGACTGCTATTGAACGTGACCGGCTGCGCGCATCTATGGGGTGGGGAAGCGGCTTACCTGTCTGATTTGATGGAAAAGCTCACCGCATTCGGGTACATCCTGAACGCAGGCATGGCACCTTCGCCTGGCAGCGCCTGGGCCATCGCGCGCTTCGGCTCCGCCAGTCAGATCATTCCCAATGGCGATCAGCTCAAAGCCTTGCTTGGCTTACCTCCCGCGGCATTGCGCCTGGAGCAGCACACCGTAAACCGCCTCTATCAGCTGGGCCTGGAACGGATCGAAGATTTCATCAAAATGCCGCGCCCCATGCTCCGCCGCCGGTTCGGCCCGCTATTGCTCACCCGGATCGACCAGGCGCTGGGCTACGAAGCCGAGCCCCTGACTTACATCCAGCCACCCGTTCCCTACAACGAGCGCCTCCCGTGCCTGGAGCCCATCATGACCGCCACCGGCGTCACCATTGCACTCGAGCGCCTGTTGGAACACCTCTGCGCACGCCTCCAGGCAGAAGGCCAGGGCCTCCGGAAAGCCACGTTGCTGGCCTATCGCATCGACGGTAAAACCATTTCCATCCAAATCACCAGCAACCATGCCTCCAGCCATGCCGCGCATCTGCTGCACCTGTTTTCCATCCGCATCCCGCAGCTGGAGCCAGGCCCCGGCATCGAAACCTTCGTTTTGCAGGCGGAGCGCGTGCAGCCCGTAGCATCCACGCAGGAAGGGATTTGGCGCAGCAACGGCGGCTTGCAGGATGTGGCGATCGCTGAAATGCTGGACAGGGTTACCGCCAAACTCGGCCCGAACGTCATCGGCCGGTACATGCCCCAGGCACAGCACTGGCCGGAACAATCGTACCGGGTTACCGACAGTCTTACCGACAACCCCTCCATCGCCTGGCCGGAAAAACTGCGCCCGGTCTCCCTGCTCGCAAAACCCCAGCCCATTACCGTCACGGCCCCGATCCCGGATTATCCGCCCATGCTCTTCATCATGAACGGAAAAATCCACACCATCAAAAAAGCCGACGGGCCGGAACGCATCGAACGGGCGTGGTGGACAGACGCCGGCGAACACCGCGATTATTACATCGTGGAAGACCACGAAGGCCGCCGCTTCTGGATTTTCCGGCTGGGCCATTACGATCCGGAAAAACCCGCCGGATGGTTCGTCCATGGTTATTTCCCCTGA
- a CDS encoding Error-prone repair protein ImuA: protein MEPAKQDIIQDLRREILRLQGLKAATTEIPEDFGLSAISHVFPQGVFPTGVIHELTTAESPMSATSGFACYLLSRLMRRGTVSAWISTHRTLFPPALAGYGIEPDRILFIDAASGRDALWAMEEALRCDQLAAVVGEVRDLDFTASRRLQLAVEKSKVTGLVLRPSGSRLVQNACVSRWHISSLPSTPSSGLPGVGHARWKVELLKMRGGKTGMWEMEWTPETLHILSPAKTPVTADEWRKIG from the coding sequence ATGGAACCGGCAAAACAAGATATCATCCAGGATTTGCGGAGGGAAATCCTCCGGCTCCAGGGCTTAAAGGCAGCCACCACCGAAATCCCGGAAGATTTCGGCCTCAGCGCCATCAGCCATGTTTTCCCGCAGGGCGTTTTCCCGACCGGTGTGATCCATGAACTGACAACCGCCGAATCGCCCATGTCCGCCACCAGCGGCTTCGCCTGTTATTTACTGAGCCGCCTCATGCGCAGGGGCACCGTTTCCGCCTGGATCTCCACACACCGCACCTTATTCCCGCCCGCACTTGCCGGTTACGGCATCGAGCCAGACCGCATCCTTTTTATCGACGCCGCCAGCGGCCGCGATGCACTCTGGGCCATGGAAGAAGCCCTCCGCTGCGATCAACTGGCCGCCGTGGTCGGTGAAGTCCGCGACCTCGATTTCACCGCCTCCCGCCGCTTACAACTCGCGGTAGAGAAAAGCAAAGTCACCGGCCTGGTATTACGCCCTTCCGGCAGCAGGCTCGTTCAAAACGCCTGTGTTTCGCGCTGGCACATCTCCTCTCTGCCCAGCACACCTTCCTCCGGCCTCCCCGGCGTAGGCCACGCCCGCTGGAAAGTAGAGCTCCTCAAAATGAGAGGCGGCAAAACCGGGATGTGGGAAATGGAATGGACACCCGAAACCCTGCACATCCTTTCTCCGGCCAAAACACCGGTTACCGCAGACGAATGGAGGAAAATCGGGTAG
- a CDS encoding MarR family winged helix-turn-helix transcriptional regulator, whose product METGDITILRKLSQHFAFSSIQMHEAVARKAGLSGTDHKYLGFLIQKGQMTAGELSALTGLTTGAVTGLIDRFEKRKLVKRRFAENDRRKVIIEPVTQKIQQLLEPLYREFRQESTALLASFSEAEQQVIATYFEKAIALMESTTQSLHHPPAKKQKADGK is encoded by the coding sequence ATGGAAACAGGCGATATCACCATCCTCCGGAAACTCAGCCAGCATTTTGCTTTTTCGTCGATCCAAATGCACGAAGCCGTGGCCCGTAAAGCCGGTCTGTCGGGGACGGACCATAAATACCTGGGCTTCCTCATCCAGAAAGGACAAATGACGGCTGGCGAACTGTCTGCCTTGACCGGGCTCACCACGGGCGCTGTAACAGGACTGATCGACCGGTTCGAGAAAAGAAAACTGGTGAAACGGCGCTTCGCGGAAAACGACCGCCGCAAAGTGATCATCGAGCCCGTCACCCAAAAAATACAGCAGCTCCTGGAACCCCTGTACCGGGAGTTTCGCCAGGAATCCACCGCGCTGCTGGCTTCGTTTTCGGAAGCAGAACAGCAAGTCATCGCCACCTACTTCGAAAAAGCGATCGCGCTCATGGAATCCACTACGCAATCGCTCCATCATCCACCTGCCAAAAAACAAAAAGCAGATGGAAAATAA
- a CDS encoding error-prone DNA polymerase, producing the protein MAYTELQVTSNFSFLQGASHPDELVEESAILKYSALAITDHNTMAGIVRAHTAAKAFGIRLIVGCRLNLTDGPGLLAFPTDAAAYGNISTLLSTGNMRAEKGRCDIARSDLAKYAKGSRFIVIPPATLNRSFTFDPVFERQMGDYHDLLGDQLYIAASHGYMGDDRKRIFRIQQLAGRFKAPMVATNDVHYHTAERRQLQDVLTCIRNKCTIATAGYLLHPNAERHLKTSREMERLFRQYPDAIGRTQEIAEAARFSLDQLTYVYPREITREGRSPQAELEVLAWEGAHERYGRIIPQQIQTDIRKELDFIERMEYAPFFLTVYDVVRYCKANGILCQGRGSAANSTVCFVTGITSVDPTKFSLLFERFASAARREPPDIDLDIEHERREEVIQYLYNKYGRHRAAIIATVTQQRTKGAILDVGKAMGLSTETTSKLGGLVHEEDDEHAGEAAMKELGLNAKDPHLQKVLAITRQYVGFPRQLGQHVGGFVITDGRLSDLCPVFPARMENRSNIEWNKDDIDELGFVKVDVLALGMLTCIRKSFQLLKAHYGRDLTLATVPQDDPAVYKMISAADTIGVFQIESRAQMSMLPRLAPKTFYDLVVEVAIVRPGPIQGNMVHPYLRRRMGLEPVRYPSPELEQILGRTLGIPLFQEQAMKIAIVAAGFTAEEADLLRRSMASFKVNGTLFKFEKKLVEGMTARGYDREFAQNIFEQLKGFGSYGFPESHAASFALLVYISAWIKCHYPDVFACALLNAQPMGFYAPAQIVADAKRHGVEVLPVDVNISEWDNTLAPSNGKYHAMRLGLRQVKGVQQAEMDVMIAHRKTGYQRVSQLRDAGVSQAMIEKLAEADAFRSIGIDRRRALWEAAALTDRPTGMFSGQAVETKPESQLSLPLMTEAQHVVQDYATTSLSLKAHPLNFLRPRLEMLGAVTSAALEALGQGAFVKLAGLVLVRQRPPTAKNVTFITLEDESGSCNLIVYEAVFEKFKHAILQADLLLIEGKVQREQKVMHIVVSAAHDISKMLAGLSKSGKRMYDGGGEERPKGKVFPGSRDFK; encoded by the coding sequence ATGGCATATACGGAATTACAGGTCACCAGCAACTTCTCCTTCCTGCAAGGGGCCAGTCACCCCGATGAACTGGTGGAGGAATCGGCGATCCTGAAATATAGCGCGCTCGCCATTACCGACCACAATACCATGGCCGGCATCGTGCGGGCACATACGGCCGCGAAGGCTTTCGGCATCCGGCTCATCGTGGGCTGCAGGCTCAACCTGACCGACGGGCCAGGCTTGCTGGCATTCCCGACAGACGCGGCAGCTTACGGCAATATCTCGACGCTGCTGTCTACCGGGAACATGCGCGCAGAAAAGGGGAGATGCGATATTGCGCGGTCGGACCTGGCGAAATATGCGAAGGGAAGCCGTTTCATCGTTATTCCCCCAGCTACCCTCAACCGCTCCTTCACCTTCGATCCCGTTTTCGAGCGGCAAATGGGCGATTACCACGATCTCCTCGGCGATCAGCTCTACATCGCCGCCAGCCATGGTTATATGGGAGACGACCGCAAGCGGATCTTCCGCATCCAGCAATTGGCGGGACGCTTCAAAGCGCCCATGGTGGCTACGAACGACGTCCATTACCATACTGCCGAAAGGCGCCAGTTGCAGGACGTGCTGACCTGCATCCGTAACAAATGTACCATCGCCACGGCGGGTTACCTGCTGCATCCCAACGCGGAGCGGCATTTGAAGACTTCCCGGGAAATGGAGCGCCTGTTCCGCCAATACCCCGACGCCATCGGGCGGACGCAGGAGATTGCCGAAGCGGCACGTTTTTCCCTCGACCAGCTCACCTACGTCTATCCCCGGGAAATCACGCGGGAAGGGCGTTCCCCGCAAGCGGAACTGGAAGTGCTGGCCTGGGAAGGCGCCCATGAACGGTATGGACGGATCATCCCCCAACAAATCCAGACCGACATCCGGAAGGAGCTGGATTTTATCGAAAGAATGGAATACGCGCCGTTTTTCCTCACCGTGTACGATGTGGTCCGATATTGCAAAGCAAATGGAATTCTTTGCCAGGGGCGCGGATCTGCAGCCAACTCCACCGTTTGTTTCGTAACGGGCATTACGTCTGTAGACCCCACCAAATTCTCCCTGCTGTTCGAACGTTTCGCATCCGCCGCCCGCCGCGAACCGCCCGATATCGATCTCGACATCGAACATGAGCGGCGCGAAGAAGTGATCCAGTACCTCTACAACAAATACGGCCGGCATCGGGCCGCCATCATCGCTACCGTTACCCAGCAACGCACCAAAGGCGCCATTCTCGATGTGGGCAAGGCGATGGGGCTTTCCACGGAAACGACCAGCAAGCTGGGCGGCCTCGTCCATGAAGAAGATGACGAACATGCCGGCGAAGCGGCGATGAAGGAACTGGGCCTCAACGCCAAAGACCCGCATTTGCAGAAAGTGCTCGCTATTACCCGGCAGTACGTGGGATTTCCGCGGCAATTGGGCCAGCATGTCGGCGGGTTCGTGATCACGGACGGCAGGCTGTCTGACCTCTGTCCCGTTTTCCCGGCGCGCATGGAAAACCGCAGCAACATCGAATGGAACAAAGACGATATCGATGAACTGGGCTTCGTGAAAGTGGACGTGCTGGCGCTGGGGATGCTGACCTGCATCCGTAAATCGTTCCAGCTGCTGAAAGCGCATTACGGCCGCGACCTTACGCTGGCCACCGTTCCGCAAGACGATCCGGCGGTGTATAAAATGATCAGTGCGGCGGATACGATCGGGGTTTTCCAGATCGAAAGCCGCGCGCAGATGTCGATGCTTCCGCGGCTGGCGCCAAAAACGTTTTACGATCTCGTGGTGGAAGTGGCGATCGTAAGGCCCGGGCCCATCCAGGGCAACATGGTGCATCCTTACCTGCGGCGGCGCATGGGCCTGGAACCGGTCAGATATCCGTCGCCGGAGCTGGAGCAGATTCTCGGGCGCACCCTCGGCATCCCGCTCTTCCAGGAACAGGCCATGAAAATCGCGATCGTGGCGGCGGGGTTCACGGCCGAGGAAGCAGACCTGTTGCGCCGCAGTATGGCCAGCTTCAAGGTGAACGGGACGTTATTCAAGTTTGAAAAGAAACTGGTGGAAGGGATGACTGCCCGCGGGTACGACCGCGAATTTGCGCAGAATATCTTCGAGCAGCTGAAGGGATTCGGGAGTTATGGTTTCCCGGAAAGCCACGCCGCTTCTTTCGCTTTGCTGGTCTACATTTCGGCCTGGATCAAATGCCATTATCCGGATGTGTTCGCCTGTGCTTTGCTGAACGCCCAGCCCATGGGCTTCTACGCGCCCGCCCAGATCGTTGCCGACGCGAAACGGCATGGGGTGGAGGTGTTGCCTGTAGACGTGAATATCTCCGAATGGGACAATACCCTCGCGCCCTCCAACGGAAAATACCACGCCATGCGCCTGGGCCTCCGGCAGGTGAAAGGCGTACAGCAGGCGGAGATGGATGTTATGATAGCGCACCGCAAAACCGGCTACCAGCGCGTTTCCCAGCTGCGGGACGCAGGCGTAAGCCAGGCCATGATCGAGAAGCTCGCAGAAGCCGACGCGTTCCGGTCTATCGGCATCGACCGGCGGCGCGCGCTGTGGGAGGCCGCGGCGTTGACAGACAGGCCCACAGGCATGTTCTCCGGTCAGGCCGTAGAAACGAAACCGGAATCGCAATTATCGCTGCCATTGATGACCGAAGCCCAGCACGTGGTGCAGGATTACGCTACCACCTCCCTTTCCCTCAAAGCCCATCCCCTGAACTTTTTACGCCCCCGGCTGGAGATGCTGGGGGCCGTCACTTCTGCCGCGCTAGAAGCCCTGGGCCAGGGCGCCTTCGTTAAGCTGGCGGGCCTGGTGCTGGTGCGGCAGCGGCCGCCCACCGCCAAAAACGTCACGTTTATTACGCTGGAAGACGAATCGGGAAGCTGCAACCTCATCGTGTATGAAGCCGTTTTCGAGAAGTTCAAACATGCGATTTTGCAGGCGGATTTGTTACTGATCGAAGGGAAAGTGCAGCGGGAACAAAAAGTGATGCACATCGTGGTGAGCGCGGCGCACGACATCAGTAAAATGCTGGCCGGCCTTTCGAAATCCGGGAAAAGGATGTACGATGGCGGCGGGGAAGAACGGCCGAAAGGGAAGGTGTTCCCCGGGTCGAGGGATTTCAAGTAA
- a CDS encoding DUF1003 domain-containing protein, with protein MEQVEKEITGMIGQSNEQVKKLHDIVQKTMEEEELIVNNLLHPPKEILSRGQRISDKVARFGGSWAFICSFAVILVLWVLFNVLSPLSDRFDPYPFILMNLVLSCIAALQAPIIMMSQNRQEEKDRMRNENDYLVNLKAELEIRSLHQKIDILLEEQVQELYKSQEAQLALLKELMTKIEKMEAKSR; from the coding sequence ATGGAACAGGTTGAAAAAGAAATCACCGGCATGATCGGCCAGAGCAACGAACAGGTTAAGAAGCTTCACGATATCGTCCAGAAAACGATGGAGGAAGAAGAACTGATCGTCAATAACCTGCTGCATCCGCCGAAGGAAATCCTCTCCCGCGGCCAACGGATCTCCGATAAAGTGGCCCGCTTCGGCGGCAGCTGGGCGTTCATCTGCTCTTTTGCGGTGATTTTGGTGCTTTGGGTACTTTTTAACGTGCTAAGCCCGCTGTCGGACCGGTTCGATCCCTACCCTTTCATCCTCATGAACCTCGTGCTGTCGTGCATCGCGGCGCTGCAGGCGCCCATCATCATGATGAGCCAGAACCGGCAGGAGGAAAAAGACCGCATGCGGAACGAGAACGATTATCTCGTGAACCTGAAAGCCGAACTGGAGATCCGCAGCCTTCACCAGAAAATCGACATCCTCCTGGAAGAACAGGTGCAGGAACTCTACAAATCGCAGGAAGCGCAACTCGCGCTGCTGAAGGAATTAATGACGAAAATAGAGAAGATGGAAGCGAAATCGCGCTAG
- a CDS encoding alpha/beta hydrolase: MNKHILARIVLILTVAAASCQQATKENPAGTSKDTTTQQQPLQPADSGFADVNGIKMYYEVYGEGKPIVLLHGSFMNIPLNWAHIIPLLKDRKVIVAEMQGHGRTKDTDRAFSYENMADDVSGLLKHLKIDSADVLGYSMGGGVAFQMAIRHPEQVRRLIVVSGSYAHDGWWPDVEASFGTMTADMFKGSPIEQQYLAYGNDSTKFPAYIKKVLSADLNNYDWSKEAKSIKAPLFFVIGDADGIRYEHAIELFKAKGGGKMGDMHGLPQSRLAILPGTTHIGMMQRTGWLIPMVTDFLDSDLDPTPPTF, encoded by the coding sequence ATGAACAAGCACATCCTGGCCCGCATCGTCCTCATCCTCACGGTAGCGGCCGCCTCCTGCCAACAGGCCACGAAAGAAAACCCGGCCGGTACATCCAAAGACACTACCACCCAACAACAACCGCTTCAGCCCGCCGACAGCGGATTTGCGGACGTCAACGGCATCAAAATGTATTATGAGGTGTACGGAGAAGGGAAGCCCATCGTGCTGCTGCACGGCTCTTTCATGAATATTCCCCTGAACTGGGCGCATATCATCCCATTGTTGAAAGACCGCAAGGTGATCGTCGCCGAAATGCAGGGCCATGGCCGCACCAAAGATACCGACCGCGCATTCAGCTATGAAAACATGGCAGACGATGTTTCGGGCCTCCTTAAACATTTGAAGATCGATAGTGCCGATGTGCTGGGATACAGCATGGGCGGAGGGGTCGCGTTCCAGATGGCGATCCGCCACCCCGAACAGGTGCGCCGGCTCATCGTGGTTTCCGGATCGTATGCGCACGACGGCTGGTGGCCCGATGTGGAAGCCAGTTTCGGAACGATGACGGCGGATATGTTCAAGGGAAGCCCCATCGAGCAGCAATACCTCGCTTACGGCAATGATTCCACCAAATTCCCGGCTTACATCAAAAAAGTGCTGAGCGCCGACCTGAACAATTACGACTGGTCGAAGGAAGCGAAAAGCATCAAAGCACCGCTGTTCTTCGTGATCGGCGATGCTGACGGGATCCGTTACGAGCATGCGATCGAGCTGTTCAAAGCGAAAGGCGGCGGAAAGATGGGCGACATGCACGGCCTGCCCCAATCGCGCCTCGCCATCCTGCCCGGCACCACGCATATCGGGATGATGCAGCGCACCGGATGGCTGATCCCCATGGTGACGGATTTCCTGGATTCCGACCTGGATCCCACGCCGCCGACGTTCTAA
- the rph gene encoding rifamycin-inactivating phosphotransferase → MESNLLDLQETNASMISLAGGKGANLGELGKMEGITVPRGFCVTTEAFRSLIDGNAHIKKDITELERVQPGDRPSIARISAAIRSSIENAPLPEKLIAAITKKLADFNAGTAFAIRSSATAEDLPTASFAGQQDSFLNISGIEDILANIRKCWASLFTERAVVYRMQQGFDHRKVLLAVVVQEMIFPEVSGIMFTADPVSGNRKVVSIDAGFGLGEALVGGKVNPDVYKVRDGQILEKRISSKQLGIFASENGGTAERPISPEHQREQALTDDQILALARTGKQIEAHFKAPQDIEWCYAGGKYYIVQSRPITTLYPVPEENDDSHRVYLSTGHQQMMTDAMKPLGISFFMLTAGRPMATAGGRIFVDVMPELTSPRRAFMLNLFGKSDPLMRDALQSLIDRGNFIPDPENESLPAPGPGIQPPDYETLNTYDPAIVQTLMESGNKAIAELAETISTKSGVELIDFIVDDSRRAKERRSSPDFFGVVMTGMNATHWINDQIKEWLGETNVADTLTQSVPNNITSEMGLALMDVADTIRPYPAIVNYLESGQLDGFPDTLLQLKGGNHVHEALLAFLATYGMRCPGEIDITRPRWHEHPAALVPILLGNVRAFSHGAARQKFEQGRREAENMEQRLLQKLRALPDGDRKAAETHRMIRLMRNLIGFREYPKYTIVSHYALYKKALLKEAEKLVQSKVLADREDIFYCSLEEIRELVGTRQIDKNLLQKRKEDFIGYEKLMPPRVITSEGEVLTGNYRRENLPAGAIAGLPVSSGTIEGRARVILDMEAAVLEPGDILVTTFTDPSWTPLFVAISGLVTEVGGLMTHGAVIAREYGLPAVVGVDNATRLIADGQRIRVNGTDGFIEIL, encoded by the coding sequence ATGGAAAGTAACCTTCTCGATTTGCAGGAAACCAACGCATCGATGATCTCCCTGGCCGGCGGCAAAGGCGCGAACCTCGGGGAACTGGGGAAAATGGAAGGGATCACCGTACCACGGGGCTTTTGTGTCACAACGGAAGCCTTTCGATCCCTCATCGACGGAAATGCGCACATCAAAAAAGACATTACGGAACTCGAACGCGTGCAACCCGGCGACCGCCCATCCATCGCCCGCATCAGCGCCGCGATACGTTCGTCCATTGAAAACGCGCCGCTACCTGAAAAACTCATCGCTGCAATAACAAAAAAACTGGCTGACTTTAACGCAGGAACAGCTTTCGCGATACGGTCGAGCGCAACGGCGGAAGACCTTCCCACGGCGTCTTTCGCGGGGCAGCAAGACTCGTTCCTCAACATCTCCGGCATCGAAGATATTTTGGCGAACATCCGCAAATGCTGGGCATCGTTGTTTACGGAAAGGGCCGTCGTTTACCGGATGCAGCAAGGCTTTGATCACCGGAAAGTGTTGCTGGCGGTGGTTGTACAGGAAATGATCTTCCCGGAAGTTTCGGGGATCATGTTCACCGCCGACCCGGTTTCCGGTAACCGCAAAGTGGTGTCTATCGACGCGGGGTTCGGCCTGGGCGAAGCACTCGTTGGTGGGAAAGTGAACCCGGACGTTTACAAGGTCAGGGACGGGCAGATATTGGAAAAGCGTATTTCAAGCAAGCAACTGGGCATATTCGCTTCGGAAAACGGCGGCACTGCAGAACGGCCCATTTCCCCGGAACACCAGCGGGAACAGGCTTTGACGGACGATCAAATCCTGGCACTGGCGCGCACCGGTAAACAGATCGAAGCGCATTTTAAAGCGCCGCAGGACATCGAATGGTGCTATGCTGGCGGGAAATACTACATCGTACAAAGCCGGCCCATCACCACGCTGTACCCGGTCCCCGAAGAAAACGACGATTCCCATCGCGTGTATTTATCCACCGGCCACCAGCAAATGATGACGGATGCGATGAAGCCCCTCGGCATATCGTTCTTCATGTTAACCGCCGGTAGGCCCATGGCCACGGCCGGCGGCAGGATTTTCGTGGATGTGATGCCGGAGCTGACTTCGCCCCGGCGCGCGTTCATGCTCAACCTTTTCGGGAAATCAGACCCCCTCATGCGCGACGCCCTTCAATCCCTCATCGACCGCGGCAATTTCATCCCCGATCCCGAAAACGAATCCCTCCCCGCTCCCGGCCCCGGCATCCAGCCGCCCGATTATGAAACCCTCAACACCTACGATCCCGCCATTGTGCAGACGCTCATGGAAAGCGGGAACAAGGCCATCGCCGAACTGGCGGAAACCATCTCCACGAAATCCGGCGTGGAGCTGATCGATTTTATCGTGGACGACAGTCGCCGGGCGAAAGAGCGCCGCTCCTCCCCTGATTTTTTCGGCGTGGTGATGACCGGTATGAACGCCACGCACTGGATCAACGACCAAATAAAAGAATGGCTCGGGGAAACGAACGTGGCCGATACGCTCACCCAATCCGTTCCCAACAACATCACTTCCGAAATGGGCCTTGCGCTGATGGACGTGGCCGACACCATCCGCCCATATCCGGCAATCGTCAACTACCTCGAAAGCGGCCAGCTGGACGGATTTCCCGACACCCTTTTACAGCTCAAAGGCGGCAACCATGTACACGAAGCCCTGCTGGCTTTCCTGGCAACCTACGGCATGCGATGCCCCGGCGAAATCGATATCACCAGGCCCCGATGGCACGAGCACCCCGCGGCGCTGGTCCCCATCCTGCTCGGCAACGTGCGCGCCTTTTCACACGGCGCCGCCCGGCAAAAGTTCGAACAGGGCCGCCGCGAAGCGGAAAACATGGAGCAACGCCTCCTCCAAAAACTGCGCGCTTTGCCCGACGGCGACAGGAAAGCCGCCGAAACGCATCGTATGATCCGCCTCATGCGTAACCTCATCGGCTTCCGGGAATACCCGAAATACACGATCGTGAGCCATTATGCCCTGTATAAGAAAGCTTTGCTGAAAGAAGCTGAAAAGCTGGTGCAGTCGAAGGTTTTAGCGGACAGGGAAGATATTTTCTATTGTTCGCTGGAGGAAATCCGGGAATTGGTTGGCACCCGTCAAATCGATAAAAATCTCCTTCAAAAAAGAAAGGAAGATTTCATCGGGTACGAAAAACTCATGCCGCCGCGCGTCATCACTTCCGAAGGCGAAGTGCTCACGGGAAATTACCGTCGCGAAAACCTCCCGGCAGGCGCCATCGCCGGATTGCCGGTGTCTTCCGGTACCATCGAAGGCCGCGCCCGCGTGATCCTCGATATGGAAGCCGCCGTCCTCGAACCGGGCGACATCCTCGTTACCACGTTCACCGATCCCAGCTGGACGCCCCTGTTCGTCGCCATCAGCGGCCTCGTCACCGAAGTAGGCGGCCTCATGACCCATGGCGCCGTCATCGCCCGGGAATATGGATTACCGGCCGTGGTGGGCGTAGACAACGCTACCCGCCTGATTGCGGACGGGCAGCGGATCCGCGTGAACGGAACAGACGGGTTTATCGAGATATTATAA